In the genome of Vicia villosa cultivar HV-30 ecotype Madison, WI linkage group LG7, Vvil1.0, whole genome shotgun sequence, one region contains:
- the LOC131619307 gene encoding uncharacterized protein LOC131619307, translated as MEKKQSDEHDHFMNVIRRKRQFDARHHRIRVLRAKRAKALAAMNKENACQTQPPADTISSHFRLPLSSISPNIPSSTITDRNTQQKTHNVSTLNTLPSSLAKKRPRVVSVKNINNLGVNLRRRFDNQFMSGATASSSHTPNPDSSTNELFQDDSEGDEGSGNSSDACSSVSNYSNDEHEVGFDTDIEEVDVQRSGEYYDLGDPSCECQQCGANMWYMERKNKSRHSANPKFSMCCGEGKVQIPLLRQPPPVLQSLLFEQNESESKIFQQQIRLYNMMFAFTSPGAKMDNRFNNGRGPPNYRIQGQTCHRIGSMLPLPGEKARFAQLYIYDTEHEVQNRFDIFRKRDGVDINIVEKLSSMLYEHNVHAQSFKMARDILSQGNVADLKLRLISDRQNDGRIYNQPTVSEVAALIVGDVDTAEKRDIIMQKQCGQLQRIDEYHTSYLGFQYPLLFPYGEDGYRPNIRHRNKGSTAVRNAETTTTVSEIDDVPWEDATKRNRLTIREWFAFRIQSRKNEAQTILRSRRLFQQFLVDGFTMMESERLRWLRKNQSKLRVGKYDHLADARTNGHTRGAATGKRVVLPSSYVGSRRFMDQLYFDGMAICSYVGFPDLFITFTCNPNWPEIQRVLSSTNLKASDRPDLITRIFKLKFDSLLSDLTKKSIMGKVLAYMYTIEFQKRGLPHAHILIFLHPSSKYPTPADIDRIISAEIPNKDTDEELYNLVKSHMIHGPCGNAFRNSTCMKEGKCSKYFPKDFRRDTIVDQDGYPVYRRRDNGHTVSKNGIEIDNRFVVPYNAKLLLKYRAHINMEWCNQSTSVKYLFKYINKGYDRITAAIVMNEDGSVSQHETVDEIKQYIDCRYVSPSEAAWRIYGFSIHGRKPAVERLHFHGEGQNSVFYTDVSPITKVLDKPSVTESMFTSWFEANKKYDEARQLTYSNFVSKFVYVKKKREWKPRQKGYTIGRLIWVPPTTGELYYLRMMLTHVKGPKSYDEIKTVNNVRYDTFRDACFAMGFIGDDREFIAAITEAFHWGSGHYLRLLFVHMLLSSSINRPKHVWSKTQHLLSDGILYSQQRIANNRDLRLTNEEILNLTLIEIEKLLQRSRKSLSDFPGMPKPHGYINEELGNNLIYEERNYDPAEQLQQFNTLYNNLTDEQRDVFKQILTAVDTQNGGVFFLYGYGGTGKTYMWRTLASYIRSRRQICLTVASSGIASLLLPGGRTAHSKFKIPIPTLESSTCDINKGSDRGNMLKLSKLIIWDEAPMCHKFCFEALDKTLRDIMGGTRSSDKIFGGKVIVFGGDFRQILPVIPRGSRSDIIHATINSTLCDILKKQ; from the exons ATGGAAAAGAAACAAAGCGATGAGCATGATCACTTCATGAATGTTATCAGAAGAAAAAGGCAATTTGATGCTAGACATCATAGAATTCGTGTTCTACGAGCTAAGAGAGCCAAGGCATTGGCGGCAATGAACAAAGAAAATGCATGTCAAACTCAACCCCCTGCTGATACTATATCTTCGCATTTCAGATTACCACTATCTTCTATTTCTCCAAATATTCCAAGTTCCACCATAACTGATCGAAATACACAGCAGAAAACTCACAATGTATCAACATTGAATACATTGCCAAGTTCATTAGCAAAAAAACGCCCAAGAGTTGTTTCTGTAAAGAACATTAACAATTTAGGAGTTAACCTCAGAAGGAGATTTGATAACCAGTTTATGAGCGGTGCGACGGCATCTTCAAGCCATACACCTAATCCAGATTCCAGCACCAACGAACTTTTCCAAGATGACAGTGAAGGGGATGAAGGTTCCGGTAATTCTTCAGATG CCTGCAGTTCAGTTTCCAACTATTCAAATGACGAGCATGAAGTAGGTTTTGACACTGACATTGAAGAAGTAGATGTTCAAAGATCag GAGAATACTACGATTTAGGTGACCCATCATGTGAGTGTCAGCAATGTGGTGCAAATATGTGGTATATGGAGAGGAAAAACAAGTCTCGACATTCTGCTAATCCTAAGTTCTCAATGTGTTGTGGAGAAGGAAAGGTTCAAATACCTTTGTTGAGACAACCTCCACCCGTATTGCAGAGCCTGTTGTTTGAACAAAACGAAAGTGAATCAAAAATATTCCAACAACAGATTCGTCTTTACAATATGATGTTCGCATTTACTTCTCCGGGTGCTAAAATGGATAACAGATTTAATAATGGTAGAGGTCCCCCTAACTATCGTATTCAAGGTCAAACATGTCATCGTATAGGCAGCATGTTACCTTTGCCAGGTGAAAAGGCCCGTTTTGCCCAACTATATATATACGATACTGAACATGAAGTTCAGAATAGATTTGATATTTTCAG AAAAAGGGACGGAGTTGATATTAATATAGTTGAAAAGTTGTCTTCAATGTTATATGAACATAATGTTCATGCTCAGTCATTCAAGATGGCAAGGGACATACTTTCTCAAGGAAATGTTGCAGATCTAAAACTCCGTCTCATTTCTGATCGTCAAAATGATGGAAGAATATATAATCAACCAACagtttcagaagttgctgctctcaTTGTTGGTGATGTTGATACTGCCGAAAAAAGGGATATTATAATGCAAAAACAATGTGGCCAACTTCAGAGAATAGATGAATATCACACTTCTTATTTGGGTTTTCAATATCCTTTACTTTTCCCTTACGGCGAAGATGGTTACAGACCAAACATACGGCATCGCAATAAAGGATCTACAGCGGTCCGTAATGCAGAAACAACGACCACGGTATCGGAAATTGACGATGTTCCATGGGAGGATGCAACCAAGAGAAACAGACTTACAATCAGAGAGTGGTTCGCCTTTAGGATTCAGTCAAGAAAAAACGAGGCACAGACAATTCTCAGGTCAAGGAGGTTATTTCAACAGTTTTTGGTAGATGGTTTTACAATGATGGAATCCGAGAGACTTCGATGGTTAAGAAAGAATCAGTCAAAACTACGAGTAGGGAAGTATGATCATCTTGCAGATGCTAGGACAAATGGACATACACGTGGTGCAGCTACAGGGAAAAGAGTTGTCCTACCTTCGTCGTATGTTGGAAGCCGTAGATTTATGGATCAGTTATATTTCGATGGCATGGCAATTTGTAGTTATGTTGGATTTCCTGATTTGTTTATTACATTCACATGTAATCCCAATTGGCCAGAAATACAGCGCGTATTAAGTTCTACAAATCTGAAAGCGTCTGATCGTCCGGATCTCATAACAAGAATCTTCAAATTGAAATTTGATTCGTTACTGTCCGATTTGACTAAAAAGAGTATCATGGGAAAGGTTCTTGCGT ATATGTACACAATTGAGTTCCAAAAAAGAGGGTTGCCCCATGCGCACATATTAATTTTCCTTCATCCGTCGAGCAAGTACCCAACACCCGCTGACATTGATCGTATCATATCAGCAGAAATACCAAACAAAGACACCGACGAAGAGTTATATAACTTGGTCAAATCTCACATGATACACGGACCTTGCGGAAATGCTTTTCGTAATTCTACGTGTATGAAGGAAGGAAAATGTTCTAAATACTTCCCTAAAGATTTCAGACGTGATACGATCGTTGATCAAGATGGATATCCGGTGTATAGACGAAGGGACAACGGACACACAGTTTCTAAGAATGGAATTGAGATTGATAACAGATTTGTTGTTCCTTACAATGCAAAGTTATTGTTGAAGTACAGAGCTCATATTAATATGGAATGGTGCAATCAAAGCACATCCgtcaaatatttgtttaaatacaTCAACAAAGGATACGACAGAATAACTGCTGCAATTGTCATGAATGAAGATGGATCTGTTTCGCAACACGAAACCGTCGATGAAATAAAGCAGTATATTGACTGTAGGTACGTTTCTCCAAGTGAAGCTGCTTGGAGAATTTATGGTTTTTCCATTCATGGAAGAAAACCAGCTGTAGAAAGACTTCACTTTCATGGGGAGGGACAAAATTCTGTTTTTTATACTGATGTCAGTCCCATTACCAAAGTCCTTGATAAACCGAGCGTTACTGAGTCGATGTTCACTTCATGGTTTGAAGCAAACAAGAAATACGACGAAGCGCGCCAACTAACGTATAGcaattttgtttcaaagtttGTATACGTTAAGAAAAAAAGAGAGTGGAAACCCAGACAAAAGGGATACACAATTGGAAGACTAATTTGGGTTCCTCCAACTACCGGGGAGTTGTACTATCTAAGGATGATGCTAACACATGTGAAAGGGCCGAAAAGCTACGATGAAATAAAGACAGTAAACAATGTTAGGTACGATACTTTCCGTGATGCATGTTTTGCTATGGGATTTATTGGGGATGATCGAGAATTCATAGCTGCAATAACAGAAGCATTTCATTGGGGTTCTGGACATTATTTGAGATTACTTTTTGTTCACATGTTATTGTCAAGTAGCATTAATAGGCCAAAGCATGTATGGAGTAAAACTCAACATCTGTTATCTGATGGAATTCTGTATTCTCAGCAAAGGATTGCAAACAACAGAG ATCTGCGCCTAACAAATGAAGAAATTCTCAATCTGacgttgattgaaattgaaaaactTCTCCAACGCAGTAGAAAGAGTTTAAGTGATTTTCCTGGAATGCCAAAACCACATGGTTACATAAATGAGGAGCttggaaataatttaatttacgaAGAGAGAAACTACGATCCTGCTGAACAACTTCAACAGTTTAATACGCTGTATAATAACCTCACAG ATGAACAAAGAGATGTGTTCAAACAAATCTTGACAGCTGTTGATACCCAGAACGGAGGGGTAttctttttgtatggatacggcgGTACAGGGAAAACATACATGTGGAGAACATTAGCTTCCTACATAAGATCAAGAAGACAAATATGCTTGACAGTTGCCTCTTCAGGTAttgcatcccttttgctccccgGTGGTCGAACGGCACATTCGAAATTTAAAATTCCGATCCCCACACTTGAATCTTCGACATGCGACATTAACAAGGGTAGTGACAGGGGTAACATGCTAAAATTATCTAAATTGATAATTTGGGATGAAGCTCCCATGTGTCACAAATTTTGTTTTGAAGCTTTGGATAAAACACTCAGAGATATCATGGGTGGAACCAGGTCATCTGATAAAATATTTGGTGGGAAGGTAATTGTGTTTGGTGGGGATTTCAGACAGATTCTACCGGTTATTCCAAGAGGCAGCCGTTCAGATATAATTCATGCAACTATCAATTCAACACTTTGTGacatattaaaaaaacaatag
- the LOC131619308 gene encoding replication protein A 70 kDa DNA-binding subunit C-like, giving the protein MSRKFSPIKDLNDSKETWRLAVRVVDFWSVINSKGKEHLEMVLMDVSGDRIQVLIRSDHTPKWKARIRENMSCIINNGTVYENDFQWKLCDHDKKFVFIGGTTVKEVEIQNLPPKRFFFKDFNDILGGNCEMNRLEDIIGVVQEINNFQYNNSGKKSFVSLSLKDLKGVIVNCTLWESYGTKFLDFYHDEKNSGAIVIILTHAMIKESQVSNGWSGSKLLINEDIPEITEYLSKLPSNEQTEKPSQSSKGMSLWSGASQFTPVESFVHKAKCISLSELCKVKQDMLCVTVGTTQRFFVSKHGWFYYGCTKCSLKASDVNNPYKCSCGQNVEHAIPRLYFSTFNQINSFAIIQYL; this is encoded by the exons ATGAGCAGAAAGTTTTCCCCGATTAAGGATCTCAACGATTCAAAAGAAACATGGAGATTGGCCGTTCGAGTTGTTGATTTTTGGAGTGTTATCAACAGCAAGGGTAAGGAGCATCTGGAGATGGTTCTAATGGACGTATCG GGTGATAGGATACAAGTTTTGATTCGTTCTGACCACACACCAAAATGGAAAGCAAGAATACGCGAAAACATGTCTTGCATAATCAACAATGGAACTGTTTATGAAAACGATTTTCAGTGGAAGCTTTGTGATCACGACAAGAAATTTGTGTTTATTGGTGGTACAACTGTTAAGGAAGTTGAAATTCAGAACCTTCCTCCcaaaagattttttttcaaaGACTTTAATGATATTCTTGGAGGAAATTGTGAGATGAACCGACTTGAAG ATATCATTGGTGTGGTTCAAGAAATCAACAATTTTCAATACAACAATTCTGGAAAAAAATCATTTGTTTCACTGAGTCttaaagacttgaa AGGAGTCATTGTTAACTGCACATTATGGGAGAGCTACGGAACAAAATTTTTGGACTTCTACCACGACGAAAAAAACAGTGGTGCTATTGTAATAATACTAACTCATGCAATGATAAAGGAATCACAAG TCTCAAATGGTTGGAGTGGATCTAAGTTGCTTATTAACGAAGACATTCCAGAGATAACTGAGTATTTATCAAA GTTACCGTCAAATGAGCAGACTGAAAAGCCTTCGCAGTCTTCGAAGGGAATGTCTCTTTGGTCTGGTGCCTCTCAATTCACCCCAGTCGAAAGTTTCGTTCATAAGGCCAAGTGTATTTCTCTCAGTGAACTTTGCAAGGTGAAACAG GACATGTTATGCGTTACTGTTGGAACAACTCAAAGATTTTTTGTCTCAAAACACGGTTGGTTTTATTATGGGTGTACTAAATGTTCTCTAAAGGCATCTGATGTGAACAATCCATACAAATGTTCATGTGGACAGAATGTAGAACATGCCATACCGAGGTTGTATTTTTCAACCTTTAATCAGATTAATTCATTTGCCATTATTCAATATTTGTAG
- the LOC131617419 gene encoding uncharacterized protein LOC131617419 yields MGSFSQVAKACRTMKFFVVQDPVKRLAIKRRMKQRSKMLRMSLKTKKERITKLCTEWALHVMDGVACAWQRGSKIQNIAGVWQDEMLGIRWSGKHQELRGGLRFAVLEDVEFLTDVLGSVGLEINPRMIEISNSVYIGNFFFENEREWMIWTELVEKLKRMG; encoded by the exons atgggtagctTCTCCCAAGTTGCAAAGGCTTGCAG AACTATGAAATTTTTTGTTGTTCAAGACCCAGTCAAACGATTGGCGATTAAAAGGAGGATGAAGCAAAGATCGAAGATGTTGCGGATGAGTTTGAAGACGAAGAAAGAGCGGATTACCAAGTTGTGCACTGAGTGGGCTTTGCATGTGATGGATGGTGTTGCATGCGCCTGGCAAAGGGGAAGTAAGATTCAGAACATAGCAGGGGTGTGGCAGGATGAGATGCTTGGAATCAGGTGGTCGGGGAAGCATCAGGAATTGAGGGGTGGCTTGAGGTTCGCTGTACTTGAAGACGTGGAATTTTTAACGGATGTTCTGGGAAGTGTTGGACTGGAGATAAACCCCAGAATGATAGAAATATCGAACTCAGTGTATATTGGGAATTTTTTCTTTGAAAATGAAAG AGAATGGATGATATGGACAGAGTTGGTGGAGAAGCTGAAAAGAATG GGTTAA